One segment of Marvinbryantia formatexigens DSM 14469 DNA contains the following:
- a CDS encoding sensor histidine kinase: MRKKINAQFLLITAVEIILTVFLSVFVCYNLFQEEVISSLRTYAHVIKSSGIFDEQSDASLQDDAVEGLRITLIDEDGTVVFDSNADIGQMDNHGQRPEIQSALENGEAEIVRRSDTLDKNTYYYAIRLDDGRILRVAKEAGSVWSFLLPLIPVLLFMGMALFLVCLVLAHFLTKSIISPIEDMAQHMDDEEYEIAYKEMKPFLDMIQKQHSDIVKSSQMRQEFTANVSHELKTPLTAISGYSELIESGIATKEDTVRFSAEIHKSSNRLLMLINDILRLSELDSSEDVLVKETVDLYELAEKCVDMMQVNAEKHHVTLRLAGGSCFIQANREMIEEVMYNLCSNAIRYNVPDGSVVMTVGMEGNHAVLTVEDTGIGIPEEDQKRIFERFYRVDKSRSKSTGGTGLGLAIVKHAVAKHGAEIGLWSKTGVGTRMRVVFPESK, encoded by the coding sequence ATGAGAAAAAAGATTAATGCGCAGTTTCTGCTGATTACGGCAGTGGAGATCATTCTGACAGTGTTTCTTTCGGTTTTTGTCTGCTACAACCTTTTCCAGGAAGAGGTGATAAGCAGTCTCAGAACTTATGCACATGTCATTAAAAGCTCCGGCATTTTCGATGAACAGTCGGATGCGTCGCTGCAGGATGATGCGGTGGAGGGGCTGCGCATTACGCTGATTGATGAGGACGGTACGGTTGTTTTTGACAGCAATGCGGACATCGGTCAGATGGATAATCACGGACAGCGTCCGGAAATCCAGAGTGCACTGGAAAACGGCGAGGCGGAGATTGTCCGCAGGTCGGATACACTGGATAAAAATACATATTATTATGCGATACGGCTGGATGACGGCAGGATACTGCGTGTTGCCAAGGAGGCGGGCAGTGTATGGAGCTTTCTTCTGCCGCTGATTCCGGTGCTGCTTTTTATGGGAATGGCGCTGTTTCTGGTCTGCCTTGTGCTCGCGCATTTCCTTACAAAAAGTATCATTTCCCCGATTGAGGACATGGCGCAGCATATGGATGATGAGGAATACGAGATTGCTTATAAAGAAATGAAACCGTTTCTGGATATGATTCAGAAGCAGCACTCGGATATTGTGAAAAGCTCACAGATGCGGCAGGAGTTTACTGCCAATGTCTCACATGAATTAAAAACGCCGCTGACGGCGATTTCCGGCTATTCGGAGCTGATTGAGAGCGGTATCGCCACAAAAGAGGATACGGTCCGCTTCTCGGCGGAAATTCATAAGAGTTCCAATCGTCTGCTGATGCTGATTAACGATATTCTGCGCCTTTCCGAGCTGGACAGCTCAGAGGATGTGCTGGTGAAGGAAACGGTAGATTTGTATGAGCTTGCGGAGAAATGCGTGGATATGATGCAGGTGAATGCGGAAAAGCATCATGTGACTTTACGACTTGCCGGCGGATCCTGCTTTATCCAGGCAAACCGGGAAATGATAGAAGAGGTTATGTATAATCTCTGCAGCAACGCCATCCGCTACAATGTACCGGATGGAAGTGTCGTGATGACGGTCGGCATGGAGGGCAATCATGCGGTGCTGACGGTGGAGGATACGGGCATCGGCATCCCGGAGGAAGACCAGAAGCGTATCTTTGAGCGCTTCTATCGGGTGGATAAGAGTCGATCAAAATCTACGGGCGGCACCGGTCTTGGACTGGCGATTGTAAAACATGCCGTGGCGAAGCACGGCGCGGAAATCGGGCTGTGGAGTAAAACCGGGGTGGGCACGCGGATGCGGGTGGTGTTCCCGGAGAGCAAATAG
- a CDS encoding response regulator transcription factor: MSLIYILEDDKNIREIESYSLKNSGYSVEEFEYAKPFWNKVSERKPDLVLLDIMLPDSDGVEVLKKLRRNPETKKVPVVMVTAKSSEIDKVKGLDNGADDYITKPFGVMELISRVKAVLRRVNQMEEEKLMRLHEIFMDNEKRMVYVSDVPCELTYKEFELLKLFLQNAGIVMARESIMERVWGVDFEGESRTLDMHIKTLRQKLGVAGKYIKTVRNVGYRIE; encoded by the coding sequence ATGAGCTTGATTTATATCTTGGAAGATGATAAAAATATACGGGAAATAGAAAGCTATTCTCTCAAAAACAGCGGCTACTCGGTAGAGGAATTTGAGTACGCAAAACCTTTTTGGAACAAGGTCTCTGAGAGAAAGCCGGATCTGGTGCTCCTGGATATTATGCTTCCGGACAGCGATGGCGTGGAGGTTTTAAAGAAGCTGCGCCGCAACCCGGAGACAAAAAAGGTGCCGGTGGTGATGGTGACGGCAAAATCCTCGGAGATTGACAAGGTAAAAGGTCTGGACAACGGGGCGGATGACTACATCACAAAACCATTTGGTGTCATGGAGCTGATTTCCAGAGTGAAAGCGGTGTTGCGTCGTGTCAATCAGATGGAAGAAGAAAAGCTGATGCGGCTGCACGAGATTTTTATGGACAATGAGAAACGCATGGTATATGTTTCGGATGTTCCCTGCGAGCTGACATACAAGGAGTTTGAGCTTCTGAAACTGTTTCTGCAGAACGCCGGTATTGTGATGGCGCGGGAGAGCATCATGGAGCGTGTCTGGGGCGTGGATTTTGAAGGAGAATCGCGCACGCTGGATATGCATATCAAGACGCTGCGCCAGAAGCTGGGCGTTGCCGGAAAGTACATTAAGACCGTGCGGAATGTGGGGTATCGGATTGAATGA
- a CDS encoding Na/Pi cotransporter family protein: protein MDIFNVLAFLGGLAFFLYGMSLMGDGLSRASGGKMERILEQLTNSRWKAVLLGAGVTAVIQSSSATTVMVVGFVNSGIMKLNQAVGLIMGANIGTTATSWILSLTGIEGDNLLLSLLKPTSFSPVLALIGAAFILFSKKEKKKNIGTIMMGFAILMYGMDGMSSAVKPLADVPEFGNVLTAFSNPLMGVLAGTLITAIIQSSSASVGILQALCMTGSVTYGLAIPIIMGQNIGTCITAIMSSIGANKNAKRAAAIHLYFNLIGTAVCLVLFYGANAIFHFDFLTDAIGPANIAVIHSIFNVFTTLLLLPFGDQLVKLAHATVGNRKKAGELQELEVPVLDERFLERPAFACEQAREAAKQMAQLTKEGFSMAVSLFDNYDEKKAARVRELEDLVDKYEDNLGNYLVKLSGRKLSDSDGRVLSMMLHCIGDFERISDHSVGVMAAAEELHTKKIRFSDIGQKELEVFKNAVMEITGLAFDSFMQDDVTIAREVEPLEEVMDYINSQVKKRHVERLKAGSCTIEMGFILSDICTSFERVADHCSNIAVYLIQSHESEYDPHAYADVLRREDNKEFQQECDKYRRKYVLP, encoded by the coding sequence ATGGATATTTTTAATGTGTTGGCATTTTTAGGCGGTCTCGCATTTTTCCTTTACGGAATGTCACTTATGGGAGACGGACTTTCCAGAGCCTCCGGCGGTAAGATGGAGCGGATTCTGGAGCAGCTTACCAACAGCCGATGGAAAGCAGTGCTTCTTGGCGCGGGAGTGACGGCAGTTATCCAGTCCTCCTCTGCAACGACCGTTATGGTGGTCGGATTTGTAAATTCCGGCATTATGAAGCTTAACCAGGCGGTCGGACTGATTATGGGTGCAAATATCGGTACCACGGCGACGTCGTGGATACTGAGTCTTACGGGAATCGAGGGCGACAATCTTCTGCTGTCGCTTTTAAAGCCGACCTCTTTTTCGCCGGTACTGGCGCTTATCGGAGCGGCATTCATCCTTTTTTCCAAAAAAGAAAAGAAAAAGAATATCGGAACCATTATGATGGGCTTTGCGATTCTGATGTACGGCATGGATGGCATGAGTTCGGCGGTAAAGCCGCTGGCGGACGTGCCGGAATTTGGAAATGTGCTGACGGCATTTTCCAACCCGCTGATGGGCGTTCTTGCCGGTACGTTGATTACGGCAATCATTCAGAGTTCCTCCGCGTCGGTCGGAATTCTGCAGGCGCTCTGCATGACGGGAAGCGTTACCTACGGGCTGGCGATTCCGATTATCATGGGACAGAACATCGGTACCTGTATCACGGCAATCATGTCGTCAATCGGCGCGAACAAAAACGCAAAACGCGCGGCGGCGATCCATCTGTATTTCAACTTGATCGGTACGGCGGTATGTCTGGTTCTGTTTTACGGCGCCAACGCAATTTTCCATTTTGATTTTCTGACGGACGCGATTGGACCGGCAAATATTGCGGTGATTCACAGTATTTTTAACGTATTTACGACATTGCTGCTGCTGCCGTTTGGCGACCAGCTTGTGAAGCTGGCACATGCAACGGTGGGAAACCGCAAGAAAGCGGGGGAGCTGCAGGAGCTGGAGGTGCCGGTGCTGGATGAGCGTTTCCTGGAGCGTCCCGCATTTGCCTGCGAGCAGGCGCGGGAGGCGGCAAAGCAGATGGCGCAGCTTACGAAGGAAGGATTTTCGATGGCGGTGTCCCTGTTTGATAATTACGACGAGAAAAAAGCGGCGCGTGTGCGCGAGCTGGAGGACCTGGTCGATAAATACGAGGATAATCTGGGCAACTATCTTGTCAAGCTAAGTGGCCGCAAGCTGTCGGATTCGGATGGCCGCGTGCTTTCCATGATGCTGCACTGCATCGGGGATTTTGAGCGGATTTCCGATCACTCTGTCGGCGTGATGGCGGCGGCGGAAGAGCTGCATACAAAGAAAATCCGTTTTTCGGATATCGGACAGAAGGAGCTGGAGGTATTTAAAAATGCGGTAATGGAAATTACCGGGCTTGCCTTCGACAGCTTTATGCAGGATGATGTGACGATTGCGCGTGAGGTGGAGCCTCTGGAGGAAGTGATGGATTATATCAATTCCCAGGTGAAAAAACGTCATGTGGAACGCCTGAAGGCAGGAAGCTGCACGATTGAGATGGGCTTTATTCTTTCGGATATCTGTACAAGCTTTGAGCGTGTGGCAGACCACTGCTCGAACATTGCCGTTTATCTGATTCAGTCTCATGAGAGCGAGTATGATCCGCATGCCTATGCGGATGTGCTCCGCCGCGAGGACAACAAGGAGTTCCAGCAGGAATGTGATAAATATCGCAGAAAATATGTGTTGCCTTAG
- the trxA gene encoding thioredoxin → MINATKETFQSEVLDAKGTVLVDFWADWCGPCKMFAPVLDEVVAEHPEVKLVKVDVDKEFELAQSYRVSSIPTLLVFKDGELKETSVGSVSKERVLGLL, encoded by the coding sequence ATGATAAATGCAACAAAAGAAACCTTTCAGAGCGAGGTGCTGGACGCAAAGGGAACGGTGCTGGTAGATTTCTGGGCAGACTGGTGCGGACCGTGCAAAATGTTTGCGCCGGTGCTGGACGAGGTCGTGGCGGAGCATCCAGAGGTGAAGCTTGTAAAGGTAGATGTTGATAAAGAATTTGAGCTGGCGCAGAGCTACCGCGTGAGCAGTATTCCGACACTGCTGGTGTTTAAGGACGGCGAGCTGAAGGAGACTTCCGTCGGTTCAGTCTCTAAAGAAAGAGTGCTGGGGCTGCTGTAG
- a CDS encoding acyltransferase family protein produces MKRENNFGIVRLIAAWFVFAGHLGLILGGTAPRFGGFSLHELGVFTLFLISGYLITMSWLSDPHPLRFAIRRFFRLWPPLAVMVLLVVFVAGPLLSDLGVKGYFESWYTVYLRNLRFFPVFALPGVFTDVPIPNTINGSLWTMPVEAALYVITPVLLTVLRVKHGSKISFRIMAGFTVLVCGINVALITIGVQNRVVVYGVNLFQAYQVIVCYVIGILFTYEEVRKYLNIQLACVAMCVLLAFQSASGTLQYILLYVIFPYFIFSLVFAPEPVFKNVGRKVEPSYGIYLYGFFFQQLAVSLQQQWGISLGYTKTFIISALPTLAAAICSYYFVEKPMLRLSRFLLNKLLKKQKT; encoded by the coding sequence ATGAAGAGAGAAAACAACTTTGGGATTGTCCGTCTGATTGCCGCCTGGTTTGTGTTTGCCGGTCATCTGGGTCTGATCCTTGGTGGTACGGCGCCGCGCTTCGGGGGATTCAGCCTGCACGAGCTTGGGGTCTTTACGTTGTTTCTGATAAGCGGCTATCTCATTACGATGAGCTGGCTGTCGGATCCGCACCCGCTGCGTTTTGCCATCCGCCGTTTTTTCCGCCTGTGGCCGCCGCTTGCCGTAATGGTGCTGCTGGTCGTGTTTGTGGCGGGACCGCTGCTGTCTGATCTGGGCGTGAAGGGATATTTTGAAAGCTGGTATACGGTTTATCTTCGGAACCTGCGGTTCTTTCCGGTATTTGCCCTTCCGGGCGTTTTTACGGATGTGCCGATCCCAAACACCATCAATGGCTCGCTCTGGACAATGCCGGTGGAAGCGGCGCTTTATGTGATAACGCCGGTTCTGCTGACGGTGCTGCGTGTAAAGCATGGTTCAAAAATATCCTTTCGCATCATGGCGGGATTTACTGTGCTGGTGTGCGGAATAAATGTGGCTCTTATTACTATCGGCGTGCAGAACCGGGTGGTGGTTTATGGTGTGAACCTGTTCCAGGCATACCAGGTAATTGTCTGCTATGTGATTGGAATCCTCTTTACCTATGAAGAGGTACGTAAGTATCTGAACATACAGCTTGCATGCGTGGCAATGTGTGTACTTCTGGCATTCCAGTCCGCTTCCGGAACCCTGCAGTATATCCTGCTGTACGTGATTTTTCCGTATTTTATTTTTTCACTTGTATTTGCTCCGGAGCCGGTCTTCAAGAACGTGGGAAGGAAGGTGGAGCCGTCCTATGGAATTTATCTGTACGGCTTTTTCTTCCAGCAGCTTGCGGTTTCGCTGCAGCAGCAGTGGGGAATTAGCCTGGGATATACGAAAACATTTATAATAAGTGCCCTGCCTACGCTGGCGGCGGCAATATGCTCTTATTATTTTGTGGAGAAGCCGATGCTCCGGCTCAGCCGTTTTTTGTTAAATAAGCTGTTAAAAAAGCAAAAGACATAA